One part of the Deinococcus sp. NW-56 genome encodes these proteins:
- a CDS encoding IS982 family transposase, with protein sequence MGRYRLHHSLGRRTVIRQLHRWAKRHFSDHKRFKHQKLSDALLVALLLSRLVFKHPFPSIWWQMLREDRSGLPSYTQAYTRGLRLLNRLEAVASPARRCTEIIIDSMPLPVCRPKRGKRCAFPGARWGFGTQGDVYGYKLHAWVTPEGEIVQYLLKPANLHDTTVSYELNRRWPEFGGPKIIGDKGYCCLGYVFPPKKNSRYDTGWREDRHPKLRKRIETVFSQLVEAQIRSVQTKTLASLRFRVVLAVLAHNLAQP encoded by the coding sequence ATGGGTAGATACCGTCTCCACCACAGTTTAGGTCGGCGAACCGTCATTCGTCAGCTTCACCGCTGGGCCAAACGGCATTTCAGCGACCACAAGCGATTCAAACACCAGAAGCTCAGCGATGCGCTGTTGGTGGCATTGCTGCTCAGCCGTCTCGTCTTCAAGCATCCGTTTCCGTCGATTTGGTGGCAGATGCTGAGGGAAGACCGCAGCGGTCTTCCCTCATACACCCAGGCTTACACCCGTGGCCTCCGTCTCCTGAACCGCCTCGAAGCTGTCGCCAGCCCAGCCAGACGCTGCACAGAGATCATCATCGACTCGATGCCGCTTCCGGTCTGCCGACCCAAACGAGGGAAACGCTGCGCGTTTCCTGGCGCCAGGTGGGGGTTTGGGACGCAGGGCGACGTGTACGGCTACAAGCTCCACGCTTGGGTGACGCCGGAGGGTGAAATCGTCCAGTACCTGCTGAAGCCCGCCAACCTTCACGACACCACGGTGAGCTACGAGCTGAACCGCAGATGGCCGGAGTTCGGCGGGCCAAAGATCATCGGTGATAAGGGCTACTGCTGCCTGGGATACGTGTTCCCACCCAAGAAAAACTCCCGGTACGACACCGGGTGGCGGGAAGACCGCCACCCAAAGTTACGCAAGCGCATTGAAACCGTCTTCTCCCAATTGGTGGAGGCCCAAATCCGCTCCGTTCAGACGAAGACGCTCGCCTCCCTTCGCTTCCGTGTCGTCCTAGCCGTCCTCGCGCACAACCTTGCTCAGCCCTAA
- a CDS encoding IS630 family transposase, which translates to MEYSLAGREGCGAELGRPHRSVDGVLHSEKNAVQPHRKRQWCIAHLTANFLCEMERVLDVYSRPYDDRFPVLCFDEQPCFLIGDVMAPVPMEPGRVAKQDYEYQRFGSAAVLLAVEPKTGRRFVQVCARRTAEEYTAFMQNLERAYPAAVQITLVQDHLNTHHGGSFYKFMSPQAAHRLVGRFEWVYTPKHASWLNMAELEFSALQRQCLNRRIPVLERLRSEVEAWVAARSRAGVTLNWQFSTQVARRTLGRHYEAIRIK; encoded by the coding sequence ATGGAGTATTCGCTTGCTGGCAGAGAAGGCTGTGGAGCTGAACTTGGTCGACCACATCGCTCCGTCGACGGTGTTCTACATTCTGAAAAAAACGCGGTCCAGCCGCACCGCAAAAGGCAGTGGTGCATCGCGCACCTGACGGCGAATTTCCTCTGCGAGATGGAACGCGTTCTGGACGTGTACTCTCGGCCCTACGACGACCGTTTTCCCGTGTTGTGCTTCGATGAGCAACCCTGCTTCCTGATCGGTGACGTCATGGCCCCGGTTCCGATGGAACCGGGGCGAGTCGCCAAACAAGACTACGAATACCAGCGCTTTGGGAGCGCGGCTGTGTTGCTGGCCGTCGAGCCGAAAACAGGCCGACGGTTTGTCCAGGTCTGTGCCCGACGGACCGCCGAGGAGTACACCGCCTTCATGCAGAACCTGGAACGGGCCTATCCAGCAGCCGTCCAGATCACCCTGGTTCAGGACCACCTCAATACGCATCACGGCGGCAGTTTCTACAAGTTCATGTCGCCACAGGCGGCCCACCGGTTGGTGGGCCGCTTCGAGTGGGTCTACACGCCCAAACATGCCTCGTGGCTGAACATGGCAGAACTGGAATTCAGTGCCCTTCAGCGGCAGTGCTTGAACCGGCGTATTCCAGTGCTGGAACGGCTTCGGTCGGAAGTCGAGGCTTGGGTGGCAGCGCGTTCACGCGCGGGCGTCACCCTCAACTGGCAGTTCTCCACCCAGGTCGCCCGCCGGACGCTAGGACGGCACTACGAAGCCATTCGTATTAAATGA
- a CDS encoding IS630 family transposase — protein sequence MTNSKTLYYEYQRFGSAAVLLAVEPKTGRRFVQVCARRTAEEYTAFMQNLERAYPAAVQITLVQDHLNTHHGGSFYKFMSPQAAHRLVGRFEWVYTPKHASWLNMAELEFSALQRQCLNRRIPVLERLRSEVEAWVAARSRAGVTLNWQFSTQVARRTLGRHYEAIRIK from the coding sequence ATGACAAATTCAAAAACGCTGTACTACGAATACCAGCGCTTTGGGAGCGCGGCTGTGTTGCTGGCCGTCGAGCCGAAAACAGGCCGACGGTTTGTCCAGGTCTGTGCCCGACGGACCGCCGAGGAGTACACCGCCTTCATGCAGAACCTGGAACGGGCCTATCCAGCAGCCGTCCAGATCACCCTGGTTCAGGACCACCTCAATACGCATCACGGCGGCAGTTTCTACAAGTTCATGTCGCCACAGGCGGCCCACCGGTTGGTGGGCCGCTTCGAGTGGGTCTACACGCCCAAACATGCCTCGTGGCTGAACATGGCAGAACTGGAATTCAGTGCCCTTCAGCGGCAGTGCTTGAACCGGCGTATTCCAGTGCTGGAACGGCTTCGGTCGGAAGTCGAGGCTTGGGTGGCAGCGCGTTCACGCGCGGGCGTCACCCTCAACTGGCAGTTCTCCACCCAGGTCGCCCGCCGGACGCTAGGACGGCACTACGAAGCCATTCGTATTAAATGA
- a CDS encoding S8 family serine peptidase, protein MLKNLKNVALLSVTAVLAASCGTQVEAPTASTSALLETQSLQSEANYVVSSTQALPANFRAVAARNGDTVIAANEAAGFASVRTRNPAAYRKYADIVVRDVTLQWIPNEKHQEISAEDVDANAAIQGTGTNPFASLLWGLDAVNAPEAWAAGVKGKGVRIAVLDSGIDRTHPDLVGNLNAGLSESFVPNEEYFVRPGVFFNHGTHVAGTIAASDNNVGVIGVAPEAEIVAVKVLSEYSGSGSFGGIIAGIMYAADIGSDVINMSLGATLQKRGFTDDNGTPDDPKDDFFVPGSAKDVAELTTALSRATTYAHRKGVTMIASEGNDAIDKDHSADVISVPADSAHVLSISATAPEGWAKTPTVNLNGLSSYSNYGASAVNFAAPGGDFDLPGNDVCTVGSVRQLCYAFDMVFSTVAGGRYSWSAGTSMAAPHASGIAALIIGQNGGQMNPAQVASEMAKRAQDFGKQGNDPAYGGGLVHSGF, encoded by the coding sequence ATGCTGAAGAACCTGAAGAACGTGGCCCTGCTGTCCGTCACTGCTGTCCTCGCCGCGAGCTGCGGCACCCAGGTTGAAGCGCCGACCGCCTCCACTTCAGCGCTCCTGGAAACTCAGAGCTTGCAGAGCGAGGCGAACTACGTGGTGTCCAGTACCCAGGCACTGCCGGCCAACTTCCGTGCTGTTGCTGCCCGCAACGGGGACACCGTGATCGCCGCCAACGAGGCCGCGGGCTTTGCCTCGGTGCGCACCCGTAATCCGGCGGCGTACCGGAAGTATGCCGACATCGTGGTGCGCGACGTGACCCTGCAGTGGATTCCCAATGAGAAGCACCAGGAGATCAGCGCGGAGGATGTCGACGCGAATGCTGCGATCCAGGGGACTGGCACCAATCCCTTCGCCTCTCTGCTGTGGGGCCTTGACGCGGTGAATGCTCCGGAAGCCTGGGCCGCCGGGGTTAAGGGCAAGGGCGTGCGCATCGCCGTGCTGGACAGCGGCATCGACCGGACCCACCCAGACCTGGTGGGCAACCTGAATGCGGGCCTGAGCGAGTCCTTCGTGCCCAATGAGGAATATTTCGTCCGTCCGGGGGTCTTTTTCAACCACGGAACGCACGTGGCGGGCACGATTGCCGCCAGTGACAACAACGTCGGCGTGATCGGCGTGGCTCCGGAGGCAGAGATCGTGGCGGTGAAGGTGCTGTCCGAATACAGCGGCAGCGGCTCTTTCGGTGGGATCATCGCGGGCATCATGTACGCGGCGGACATCGGCTCCGACGTCATCAACATGAGCCTGGGCGCGACCCTGCAGAAGCGCGGCTTCACCGACGACAACGGCACGCCGGACGATCCCAAGGACGACTTCTTCGTTCCAGGAAGTGCGAAGGACGTCGCGGAATTGACGACTGCCCTCAGCCGCGCGACCACCTACGCCCACCGCAAAGGCGTGACCATGATCGCCTCGGAAGGCAACGACGCCATCGACAAGGACCACAGTGCGGACGTGATCAGCGTTCCGGCCGACAGTGCGCACGTCCTGTCCATCTCGGCGACCGCTCCGGAAGGCTGGGCGAAGACCCCCACCGTCAACCTCAACGGACTGTCCTCGTACAGCAACTACGGGGCATCGGCGGTGAACTTTGCCGCTCCTGGGGGCGACTTCGACCTCCCGGGCAACGATGTGTGCACGGTCGGCAGCGTACGTCAGCTCTGCTACGCCTTTGACATGGTCTTCAGCACGGTGGCCGGTGGGCGCTACAGCTGGTCGGCCGGCACCAGCATGGCAGCACCGCACGCCTCCGGCATCGCCGCCCTGATCATCGGCCAGAATGGCGGCCAGATGAACCCTGCTCAGGTTGCCAGCGAGATGGCCAAGCGGGCCCAGGACTTCGGCAAGCAGGGCAACGACCCCGCCTACGGCGGTGGCCTGGTCCACAGCGGGTTCTAA
- a CDS encoding transposase encodes MSTSQILGERVRILADEFLAVPTTSYQQRSLEAALSMFLDTATKTALHRAELVSKSALSRLLNEYPWDTAQGWAILQRAQWDALLVAARRKHRPLLRLSVDLTSIEKKGSTLPFVRVYNEVHGIHLVVLFAEYGAVKFPVGYRVYRGKGTATPVTLARELLRTVPDAIRRRFRIRVLADSGFESAVFLDEVRQLGFEFVVGVRSTRRTMHPGEVTVADCPHGGYIELKNWPHDPLVLGRVDRGDRVFHAVSSELMEGDEVVAEGAKRWSEESFFKEGKHQFGLAQFALRTAVGLDRWVLLVFLAWTLAILHRETGMTLEACAALALMTVMPDVHLNRLLLTFSRNSEFLRQHGYSLRYARCNS; translated from the coding sequence GTGTCTACGTCACAGATTCTGGGGGAGCGCGTCCGCATTCTGGCAGATGAGTTCCTGGCCGTTCCAACCACGTCCTACCAACAGCGCAGCCTGGAGGCTGCGCTGTCGATGTTCCTGGACACTGCCACCAAAACGGCGTTGCACCGCGCTGAGTTGGTCAGCAAAAGTGCGCTGAGCCGCCTCCTGAACGAGTACCCCTGGGATACGGCACAGGGTTGGGCCATCTTGCAGCGCGCCCAGTGGGACGCGCTGCTTGTCGCGGCCCGACGAAAACACCGCCCACTCCTGCGGCTGAGTGTCGACCTGACCAGCATCGAAAAAAAGGGCAGCACGCTGCCCTTCGTTCGCGTCTACAACGAGGTTCACGGCATCCATCTGGTCGTGTTGTTCGCCGAATACGGAGCGGTGAAGTTTCCCGTGGGGTACCGGGTCTACCGGGGCAAGGGGACAGCGACCCCAGTGACTCTGGCACGAGAACTTCTGCGAACCGTCCCAGACGCGATCCGTCGTCGATTCCGGATTCGCGTGTTAGCAGACAGCGGATTCGAATCCGCTGTCTTCCTGGATGAAGTCAGGCAGCTGGGCTTCGAGTTTGTGGTGGGCGTTCGGTCAACCCGGCGGACGATGCACCCAGGCGAGGTCACGGTGGCTGACTGTCCGCATGGAGGCTACATCGAATTGAAGAACTGGCCGCATGACCCGCTGGTGCTGGGTCGCGTCGACCGTGGAGACCGGGTGTTTCACGCGGTTTCTTCGGAACTGATGGAAGGCGACGAGGTGGTCGCCGAGGGGGCAAAGCGGTGGAGTGAGGAATCGTTCTTCAAGGAGGGCAAGCACCAGTTTGGTCTGGCGCAGTTCGCATTGCGAACTGCTGTGGGCCTGGATCGCTGGGTCCTGCTGGTGTTCCTGGCCTGGACACTGGCCATCCTGCACCGAGAGACCGGGATGACCCTGGAGGCGTGTGCTGCTCTGGCACTGATGACGGTCATGCCAGACGTTCATTTGAACCGCCTGCTCCTGACGTTCAGCAGAAACTCGGAATTTCTCCGCCAGCACGGCTATTCACTGCGCTATGCGAGGTGCAACTCCTGA
- a CDS encoding transposase, which translates to MQVSDLWSLSCPAPLHERRHPEARPHLTPCAEDRFRALNSARARQSEEEWLKAYQVRAGIEGTMSQAVRRFDLRRARYWGLAKVGLQAVSTAAALNLVRFDAWIQGIPRISGKVPILTRISVSA; encoded by the coding sequence ATTCAGGTATCAGACCTGTGGTCGCTGTCCTGTCCGGCACCGCTGCACGAACGCCGACACCCTGAAGCGAGGCCGCACCTTACACCTTGTGCTGAGGATCGATTTCGTGCGCTGAACAGCGCACGCGCACGTCAGTCGGAGGAAGAGTGGCTGAAGGCGTACCAGGTGAGAGCTGGAATTGAGGGCACCATGTCGCAGGCCGTGCGGCGGTTTGACCTTCGCCGGGCACGGTATTGGGGCCTGGCGAAGGTCGGCCTTCAGGCTGTAAGTACCGCAGCAGCACTCAACCTGGTGCGGTTTGACGCTTGGATACAGGGCATCCCGCGTATTTCAGGAAAAGTGCCGATCTTGACACGCATTTCAGTCAGTGCCTAA
- a CDS encoding transposase, whose product MKRRSLARHGVPARRPSNWQRRTPEAFTHDDFQIDWDKKDVRCPQGYLNSAWTEVPRRGTTFITVKFRYQTCGRCPVRHRCTNADTLKRGRTLHLVLRIDFVR is encoded by the coding sequence GTGAAACGCAGATCATTGGCCCGGCACGGCGTCCCAGCACGGCGTCCCAGCAACTGGCAACGACGAACCCCAGAAGCCTTCACACACGATGATTTCCAGATCGACTGGGACAAGAAGGACGTGAGGTGCCCGCAAGGCTACCTGAATTCAGCCTGGACCGAGGTGCCACGCCGTGGCACCACCTTCATCACGGTGAAATTCAGGTATCAGACCTGTGGTCGCTGTCCTGTCCGGCACCGCTGCACGAACGCCGACACCCTGAAGCGAGGCCGCACCTTACACCTTGTGCTGAGGATCGATTTCGTGCGCTGA
- a CDS encoding transposase: MDLWTHGRGITHTFIRPGKPVENAYIESFNGRVRDECLNLHWFQSLDQARLILSAWRQDYNAVRPHTSLGGRTPNEFARLEQAG; encoded by the coding sequence CTGGATCTCTGGACCCATGGGCGTGGCATCACGCACACCTTCATCCGGCCGGGGAAGCCCGTCGAGAACGCTTACATCGAGAGTTTCAACGGCCGTGTCCGGGACGAGTGTCTGAATCTGCACTGGTTCCAAAGCTTGGATCAGGCACGCCTGATCCTCTCTGCCTGGCGCCAGGACTACAACGCCGTCAGGCCGCATACCTCGCTCGGTGGACGGACCCCGAACGAATTCGCCCGCCTCGAACAGGCGGGCTGA
- a CDS encoding IS3 family transposase, translating to MLGFSRTTQRRNSPKREKDQRLVERLRTLARERPRFGYRRIHLMLGREGETVNHKRVYRIYRAEGLAVRKKERRKLSVGERQQKPQVSAPNQRWSLDFMSDQLASGQRFRVLNVVDDFTRECLVMHVGTSITGHDVVRALEAVVRFRGHRSRSPPTMAQSSRARAWISGPMGVASRTPSSGRGSPSRTLTSRVSTAVSGTSV from the coding sequence GTGCTGGGCTTTTCCCGGACCACGCAAAGACGGAACAGCCCCAAAAGGGAAAAAGACCAACGCCTGGTCGAGCGTCTCCGCACACTGGCCCGAGAGCGACCTCGGTTCGGGTACCGGCGGATTCACCTGATGCTGGGTCGAGAGGGCGAGACCGTCAACCACAAGCGCGTCTACCGGATCTACCGGGCTGAAGGGCTGGCCGTTCGAAAGAAGGAGCGCCGCAAGCTCAGTGTAGGAGAGCGACAGCAGAAACCGCAGGTTTCTGCGCCCAATCAGCGGTGGAGCCTCGACTTCATGTCGGACCAGCTGGCCTCCGGGCAGCGGTTTCGGGTCCTGAACGTCGTGGATGACTTCACCCGGGAGTGCCTGGTGATGCACGTCGGGACCTCCATCACCGGGCATGACGTCGTCCGCGCTCTGGAAGCGGTGGTCCGCTTCCGGGGGCACCGCAGTCGATCACCACCGACAATGGCCCAGAGTTCGCGGGCAAGGGCCTGGATCTCTGGACCCATGGGCGTGGCATCACGCACACCTTCATCCGGCCGGGGAAGCCCGTCGAGAACGCTTACATCGAGAGTTTCAACGGCCGTGTCCGGGACGAGTGTCTGA
- a CDS encoding IS3 family transposase (programmed frameshift) — translation MGERKRYSKEFKQEAVRLAKEPDRSVLQVAQGLGISDSALHRWMREFAGQGGAAFPGHGKQVLTPEQAEIKRLQRELDIARQERDVLKKAGGLLRPGTMTAFEFIEGHRDEFRLDVMCRMLGVTKSGYFTWRGRPISTRKTKDAELKDEIERIHIRSKGRYGVPRVHAELRAAGTACSRRRVARLMREAGLRGKVRKRYKATTQADPAHPPAEDLVRRNFEVTAPNTVWVSDMSYLPTKEGWLYLAVVLDLHSRLVVGWSMGERLTTDLPLSALKMALDRRRPPPGLIHHSDRGSQYTSSAYRGALEAQGALASMGKKGDCFDNAVVESFFSTLKRELLLDHVFHTRQEGRSQVFEYVEMFYNRQRRHSFLGYRSPVEFERIREPVAA, via the exons GTGGGAGAGCGAAAGAGGTACAGCAAAGAGTTCAAGCAGGAGGCCGTCCGGCTCGCCAAAGAGCCGGACCGGAGCGTGCTCCAGGTCGCGCAGGGCCTGGGGATCAGCGACTCGGCCCTGCACCGCTGGATGCGTGAGTTCGCAGGGCAGGGAGGGGCGGCCTTTCCCGGGCACGGGAAGCAGGTCCTGACCCCTGAGCAGGCCGAAATCAAGCGGTTGCAACGGGAGTTGGACATTGCACGTCAGGAGCGTGATGTCCTGAAAAAAGCCG GTGGCCTTCTTCGCCCGGGAACAATGACGGCCTTCGAGTTCATCGAAGGGCACCGGGACGAGTTTCGTCTCGACGTGATGTGCCGCATGCTCGGCGTGACCAAGAGCGGGTACTTCACTTGGCGAGGAAGGCCGATCAGCACGAGGAAAACCAAGGATGCCGAGCTGAAGGACGAGATTGAGCGCATCCATATCAGGAGCAAGGGCCGCTACGGCGTCCCCCGGGTTCACGCCGAGTTGCGAGCTGCTGGGACGGCGTGCTCGCGTCGTCGGGTGGCCCGCCTCATGCGTGAGGCGGGCCTGCGGGGCAAGGTCCGCAAAAGGTACAAAGCCACCACCCAGGCGGACCCGGCTCACCCACCCGCCGAGGACCTGGTGCGCCGCAACTTCGAGGTCACCGCACCGAACACGGTGTGGGTCAGCGACATGTCGTACCTGCCCACAAAAGAGGGCTGGTTGTATCTGGCCGTCGTGCTGGACCTGCACTCCCGGCTGGTGGTGGGCTGGTCGATGGGGGAACGGCTCACCACGGACCTGCCGCTCTCGGCACTCAAGATGGCCTTGGACCGGCGGCGACCGCCGCCGGGACTGATCCACCATAGCGATAGGGGCAGCCAATACACGAGTTCCGCTTACCGAGGCGCCCTGGAGGCCCAGGGCGCCCTAGCGAGCATGGGCAAGAAAGGGGATTGTTTCGATAACGCCGTCGTGGAGAGCTTTTTCTCGACCCTGAAGCGAGAGCTGTTGTTGGACCACGTGTTCCACACGCGCCAGGAGGGGCGATCACAGGTGTTCGAGTACGTGGAGATGTTCTACAACCGGCAACGGCGGCACTCGTTCCTGGGCTACCGAAGCCCGGTAGAATTCGAGCGGATCAGGGAACCCGTAGCGGCGTAA
- a CDS encoding transposase — MKGKRYTEQQILDILGQLEAGTPLSDLTRLHGVAMTTIYRWKAKYGGMTKDETRKFRQLEAENQRLKKLVADLSLDNAMLKEVVGRKW; from the coding sequence ATGAAAGGCAAACGGTACACCGAACAACAGATCCTGGACATCCTCGGGCAGCTTGAGGCAGGCACGCCGCTGAGCGATCTGACGCGACTCCATGGAGTCGCGATGACGACCATCTACCGCTGGAAAGCCAAATACGGTGGGATGACCAAAGACGAGACCCGCAAGTTTCGCCAGTTGGAAGCAGAAAACCAGCGCCTGAAGAAGTTGGTAGCGGATCTGTCGCTCGACAACGCCATGCTGAAGGAGGTGGTGGGGCGAAAGTGGTGA
- a CDS encoding transposase — protein MCLQVCCSICNQTGTGNRGKVTEPSAAILDAQSVRCSPQAGPRGRDAAKRLIGRKRHVLVDALGLLLFVLVTSANVQDHNGGRFVLNAARHRFPRIELVWVDRGYQAGLVRWVKALCGWRIEVVRPEPGARGFQVLPRRWVVERSLAWLTRSRRLSRDFEGRPQTTETWCYLANIRLMLRRLDPC, from the coding sequence ATGTGCCTCCAAGTTTGCTGCTCGATTTGCAATCAGACTGGCACCGGAAACAGGGGCAAGGTCACCGAACCCAGTGCCGCCATCCTGGACGCACAATCGGTCCGGTGTAGTCCACAAGCCGGACCAAGAGGGAGAGATGCCGCCAAGCGACTGATCGGACGCAAACGGCATGTGTTGGTTGATGCCTTGGGCCTGCTGCTGTTTGTGCTGGTCACCAGTGCGAACGTCCAGGACCACAACGGCGGACGGTTTGTGCTCAACGCTGCACGGCACCGATTCCCTCGGATCGAACTGGTGTGGGTGGACCGGGGCTATCAGGCAGGTCTGGTGAGGTGGGTCAAAGCCCTCTGTGGTTGGAGAATCGAAGTCGTGCGCCCGGAACCGGGCGCACGCGGCTTTCAAGTCTTACCCAGACGATGGGTGGTGGAGCGTTCTCTAGCCTGGTTGACCCGTTCCCGTCGGTTGAGCAGAGACTTCGAGGGACGACCTCAGACCACAGAGACTTGGTGCTATCTCGCCAATATTCGCCTCATGCTTCGCCGTCTTGATCCCTGCTGA
- a CDS encoding IS701 family transposase → MARSLPRWTRHFPTWFAPFLVHFRHRAQRTWAPLYVRGLCSTVHRKSMQPLAAVVAPGKEDHLQQFITDSPWLTEPLETLLAQRAQQMLGGKDAVLIIDDTCLTKFGTKSVGVARQYSGQVGKITPCQCLVSLTLAQHDLPVPLALRLFLPQEWTNDPARLRAAGVPLEHQPPQTKCELALKELDRVRPHVTFGMVLADAGYGVNARFRQALTERGLLWSVGITRTQTVYPRDVRLIPIPRIFRGRKPTHPTPSEDRLSVEEVLAGAAWQHLVWRHGTKGPLSGRFAAEYVRLADGEEYARSQHLPGQAAWIIGEQRRGEERKYYVCNLPPDTPLSRLVEVTKRRWACELSHRELKDEVGLDHFEGRSWQGLHHHAVLCMVALTFLQWLRLTQPDDLRGDTIPAIRAEVAGDLPLPPPCRRCHTCTALFSGP, encoded by the coding sequence ATGGCTCGTTCTCTGCCTCGCTGGACCCGACATTTCCCTACCTGGTTTGCGCCCTTTCTGGTGCATTTTCGCCACCGAGCCCAGCGGACCTGGGCGCCTCTGTACGTCCGTGGATTGTGCAGCACGGTCCACCGAAAAAGCATGCAGCCCTTGGCTGCCGTCGTGGCGCCCGGGAAAGAGGACCATCTCCAGCAGTTCATCACCGACAGCCCCTGGCTGACCGAACCCCTGGAAACCCTGCTCGCTCAGCGGGCTCAGCAGATGCTGGGTGGCAAAGACGCCGTGCTGATCATCGACGACACCTGCTTGACAAAGTTCGGCACCAAGTCTGTCGGCGTCGCCCGTCAGTATTCCGGGCAGGTCGGGAAGATCACCCCCTGTCAATGCCTCGTCTCCCTGACGTTGGCCCAGCACGACTTGCCGGTTCCGCTCGCCCTACGGCTCTTCTTGCCACAGGAGTGGACCAACGATCCCGCTCGGCTCAGGGCGGCTGGTGTTCCGTTGGAACACCAGCCGCCACAGACCAAGTGCGAACTGGCGCTGAAAGAGTTGGACCGGGTGCGTCCACACGTCACCTTCGGCATGGTTCTGGCGGATGCGGGGTACGGCGTGAACGCCCGGTTCCGGCAGGCACTTACCGAGCGAGGACTGCTGTGGTCGGTCGGCATCACCCGCACGCAGACGGTCTATCCCAGGGACGTTCGCTTGATCCCCATCCCTCGGATCTTCCGGGGCAGGAAACCGACGCACCCAACCCCATCCGAGGACCGACTGTCGGTAGAAGAAGTGCTGGCGGGTGCTGCATGGCAGCACCTGGTATGGCGACATGGAACCAAAGGCCCGCTCTCCGGACGCTTCGCGGCTGAATACGTTCGCCTGGCAGACGGGGAGGAATACGCTCGCAGTCAACATCTGCCGGGTCAAGCCGCCTGGATCATCGGAGAACAGCGACGAGGTGAGGAGCGCAAATACTACGTCTGCAATCTGCCCCCTGACACGCCGTTGTCGCGGTTGGTGGAAGTCACCAAGCGCCGCTGGGCGTGTGAGCTGAGCCACCGGGAGCTGAAGGACGAAGTCGGGCTGGACCACTTCGAGGGCCGGTCCTGGCAAGGTCTGCATCACCACGCCGTGCTGTGTATGGTGGCCCTGACCTTCCTGCAATGGCTTCGCCTCACCCAGCCCGACGACCTCAGAGGCGACACCATTCCGGCCATTCGAGCGGAGGTGGCAGGGGACTTGCCCCTGCCACCTCCTTGCCGCCGATGTCACACCTGCACCGCCTTATTCAGCGGCCCCTGA
- a CDS encoding IS5 family transposase — protein sequence MTRRGYPSDVDDDTYLFLLPYLLLSRADAGQRKYPIRDVLNALLWMARTGAQWSYLPNDFPPAETVRQQAHRWFVAGCFENAAHDLRILARVEQGRDPEPSAVVMDSRTLQSTPESGHRAGYDGAKKRKGTKVHLAVDTLGHVLAILTSPANEQDRAQVKDLCLEVQEATGAQVEVAFVDQGYTGVQTALDATDAGVELVVVKRPEATKGFILLPKRWVVERSFAWLARFRRLSRDLERLPSTLVGFHFLAACILLCHNLTPLFA from the coding sequence GTGACGCGGCGAGGCTACCCCAGCGACGTTGACGACGACACCTACTTGTTCCTGCTCCCGTACCTGCTGCTCAGCCGTGCGGATGCAGGTCAACGGAAGTACCCCATCCGGGATGTCCTGAACGCCTTGCTGTGGATGGCCCGCACGGGGGCGCAGTGGAGCTATCTTCCAAACGACTTTCCTCCTGCGGAGACGGTGCGCCAACAGGCGCACCGTTGGTTCGTGGCAGGCTGCTTCGAGAATGCCGCCCACGACCTGCGAATCCTGGCCCGGGTGGAGCAAGGTCGAGATCCCGAGCCGTCCGCGGTGGTCATGGACAGCCGAACCCTCCAAAGCACACCTGAAAGCGGTCACCGTGCGGGCTATGACGGGGCCAAGAAGCGCAAGGGCACCAAGGTTCACCTCGCCGTGGACACCCTGGGACACGTGCTGGCTATCCTCACTTCCCCAGCCAACGAACAGGACAGGGCACAGGTCAAAGACCTGTGCCTAGAGGTGCAGGAAGCCACCGGAGCACAGGTGGAAGTCGCCTTCGTGGATCAAGGGTATACGGGAGTCCAGACCGCGTTAGACGCGACGGATGCGGGCGTCGAGCTGGTCGTCGTGAAGCGTCCAGAAGCGACCAAGGGGTTCATCCTGCTTCCGAAACGCTGGGTGGTTGAACGTTCGTTTGCGTGGCTGGCACGCTTCCGGAGGCTGAGCCGAGATCTGGAACGCCTTCCCTCCACATTGGTTGGGTTCCACTTCCTCGCCGCCTGCATTCTGCTCTGCCACAACCTCACGCCACTTTTTGCTTAG